Within the Gimesia sp. genome, the region CAGGACGAGTCATCATTCGGGGGCAACTGGTCCTCGACGGAGCAGAGGCAAAAACGAACCTGAGAACATTTAGGCGACAGCATATCGGATTTATTTTTCAGAAGTCGAATCTCATTCCTTTTCTATCTGCTGCTGAAAATGTGCAGATTGCGATGGAACTCAACGGGGAATCACGACGTGTTGCGGCCAAACGCTCGATGGAACTGCTAGACTATCTCGGTGTTGCTGACCGGGCGAAAAACCTTCCTTCAATGCTGTCAGGCGGGCAACAGCAGCGAGTCGCCGTCGCACGGGCACTGGCGAATCGCCCCAGCGTAATCCTTGCCGATGAACCGACCGCTGCTCTTGATAGTCACCGTGGACGGCAAGTGATGGAACTCTTCGCCCAAGTCGCTCATGACCAGCAGGCCGGAGTAATTGTTGTAACACACGATCATCGTTCATTGGATGTGTTTGATACACAGTATGAAATGGAAGATGGTCGATTATCCTCACCAAAGTAAGCGGATCAAGGATCAGACTATTGCAAACCATTCTCTGCTATATCTAATTTAAGTACCTAGAATTCTTTAGGTGAGGGATCTGGCATCGGTTGGTATTTTGGGTTGCCATTGGTATTTATGCTTGCTGTGGATTTCTTCTTTGACATATGAGACTCACTGAACTAAATCAGGTTGTATGTCTTACTGACAGGTGATGATATCACGAGGCATTTTCATTACTTCTTATCACGAAATACTGGTTCAACATTCCGACATAATTGTTCCAATTGATGTGCTATTTGCTGGATTTCTTTAGATGTCATTTCGATTTGTTCATTCACGAAGGACCATTTAAAGTTTCGAGGGTTGATGACAGAAATTGAACTTCGACCATTATATTGTCTTACAAACCAGCCGGGAACGGAAAGCAATTAGCATTCGGGACTGATACTTGAGTTGTTACTTAAGATGTGAAATATGCAAGCCTCGGTATTAGAATGGTTTATACCGAAGACATTGATCAATTCCCGGCCGTGGTAGCCGTTTCCTTGGTTTTGTCCATATTTCTGTATAGACTAATTTTCTGTGGTTGAGCAGACTGAACCCGTTGTGTCAGACGCTCCACAAAGACTTTTTTTATGAATCGGACTGAAGATGGCAGAAGGTACAATTAAGAGACTGACGGACAAAGGTTTTGGCTTTATCGACACGGGGAGTGGCAAGGACCTATTCTTCCACTCGTCGAACGTCGAAGGGGTAAGCTACGATGATCTCTATGAAGGACAACGAGTTTCGTTCACGGAAGGACGTGGGCAGAAGGGGCCGATGGCGGAGAACGTCAAGCCGGTCTAAACACTGAAAACGATTAAGAAAACCAAGAAGCCGACGAATTTCGTCGGCTTCTTTTATCGTAATCAATACCTTTTCTTTGAAGGAAATTACCCGTGAATCATTTCTGCGTTCTGCTGACGCTGTTAGCACTGTGCCATTCCCTGCCTGCTGCTGAACCGATTCGTGAATGAATTGAGTGGATTGACATTTGGGTCACAGACGCTGATAAGGACAACCTTCCACGAGTTCTGTTAGTTGGAGATTCGATCACAAGAGGGTACTTCGGTGCTGTGGAAAAACAACTTGCCGGAAAAGCCTATTGTGCGAGACTGACCACATCGAAATGTGTGTCCGATCCAACGTTCAACGACGATCTTCTGCTGTTACTCAAGCAGTACAAGTTCTCCGTGATCCACTTAAATAAAGCGGTACACGTCACCGAAGACAGCGATGGTGCAGTCTTCGTTCGGTTTCCTGAGGGTTGGCGAGATGTCATGGTAAAATCGTGAGTTTCAAGCTGAGATCGCTTCTCCCAAAAAATCAGGAAGTACACGAATGGTATCGAGAATGTAGCCAGACACAATCTGTCTATCTGTATCGACGCTGCACGGGTCAATGAACAGGTTGATTCCTGCAACTCCAGAGTGAACTGGATAAATCAGGAACTCTTCTTCCTTGAATCGCTCACACCACCCTCGTGCTTCTTGTTCAGAAAGCGAGGCATAAATGTAGTAGGGGGAGTCAGCAAACATTTTGGATCGCCCTTCTCCATCAACACTGATTTCCGGCAGAAGACCATGTTTCTCAACGCTTTTTTGATTTTTGGCTGGAGTCGAATGAAAACACAGCTGCGGTCTTGGCACAAATTCCTTCCGCATAACAGAGGCTCTAAGCATTCCTTCGCCAAAATAATTATCAGGTACAGCAGCTAAGAACCAGTCAGTTGCTCGAAGCAGGTCGTACACTTTCGGCTGTAATTTGGTGGATGCGACCGCAAACGAATACGGTGAATATTTGTCACCAAATGAAGCAGTCTGCCTAAATCGCTCTTCCATAGCTTCGGCAACACATGGGAACGGTTTCCTCATCAGGTCGAGCACGTTGTTGTAGTCCTGCTCATTCATTTCGTGGCTCCCAGCTGCTCACACGCCTCCAACATCACCTTGAGCGATTCTGGATCAGCAAGTCGATGATCATGTCCGATCTCACAGAGCGTCTCAGTTGGAAGGTCGCTGTTGGCAACCAGTTCCTCGGAATCGGCGAATGGGATCACGTCGTCTTGGTGTGAATGTAAAATTACCGAGTTCGGCTTGAGCCTCTTGGCAGTTCCCCAGTTCTTCCATGCAGGGCAAAGTAAGACGAGAGGTGTATCTCCACTGTCTATATTCATAGCGACTGCACCGCCACGTGAAGAACCGACTATCACATCTGGTTCGTGCTTGTCGTATTCAGCTTGAGCGGTGTGAACGGCCTGTTCAAAATCATCATCATCGAGTGCTGGATTCAACACCTCGTAACCAGCTTGTTTCAGATGGGTTGGTTTGACACCACCAACAATGCTACGCCACCCGTGTAGAAAAAGGATTTTCATTCAACTACCCGCCACACCTTCCACATGCCTTTCCATCATTCGGTCCACAAATCCGACCACGTTTGGTGTTCTTGAAATACTCACATTTTTCGTTGTGCCGCACGTTGGAAGAGGTGTTCAACCAGAACATTGTAGCTGGTGTATTGTTTGGTCTATTCTTTCTGGCTCGATAATCCCACGGAGCAAGTGGATTCGAATCAGCCCACAGACCACGCTTTGCCTTACGTGCTGACAGTTCTAATTTAGCCAGACGTTTCTCATCATTATATTTTTTGTAATGCCATGCCCAGCCATCTTCAATCATCTTGGCATTGGCGTCTACTTTGCCCACAATTATGATTCCGAGTGTGCGACCGTAGCGATCCTCTCCTGTCTTCTTGACCGTCACAGTTTTTCCGAACACCATCTTGGACAATGCCTGCTTGGATTTGGTCTCAAAGCTCTGGCTCGATTCAGGTGCGTCAATGCCCTCCAATCGAACTTTGACTGTCTGGCGGTTGACCAGCACCTTGACGGTGTCCCCATCAGTAACTCCAATCACTTTTCCAGTGAGCGTATCAACAACCTTCGGTGGAGCCGCAAAGACAATCCCAAAGATGAGCAGAGTCACTATGACTGTGATGTAACGCATACCGTTTTTTCTTATAAGGTGGCTCGAAAGAGGATGGGGTCGAGGTGCACAATTACCCTTGCCACGTTTTTTTATGTATCCCACTGTTACATCGCTTTAAATGTCGGCTGCGATCTCTTCACCCGGTTGCACAACTATTATTTTAAAGTCTTCTAGCTTTCGTATAATTCGTTTCCTTGGAAGATCTTTCCCGAAACAGGCGTAATTCTGACCATCGACTTTAAAACGAAAGAGCGGGTCGGCGATGATTTCACCATTTTTAGTACTCAATGGTTCCTGCCTGATCCCATAATTATTCCAGATTCCACTTAACCATTTACGATGCTCAGAGCCAATACAATCAAGTAGCTCTACGAAATCATCCTGTGGACTAATTTGAGAATCCACATCAGGAGACTCTTCTAGATTTGCCAGACAATCCTCAAGGACTTCGTATAATCGTTTTGCATCTTGATCCTTCATCGATTGCGAAAATAGCGTCAGAACAGATCTTGCCCTCGTCATCGCAACATAAAGATTATTAGCAAGTACCCCCTTGTCCTTAGCCTTGTATTGATCCACACCGGGTACAATCACAATCTCAGAGTCGTAGCCTTTGAAGGAATGTGATGTGGTTGCCAACAGCATATTGTTACTTCGTTCAAACGGTTTATTCTTTTGAACTGATAACTCAACCCCTAACCCCTCAAGATGTGGCATCGTCTTCTTCTTGAGCCAGTTCGGGATATTATTGCCGTTATAGATCAGGCAAATATCTGATGGCTGTACTCCTTGATCTACAATTAGTTCCCGGCAGTACTTTCCAATTGCGTCAAATTCCTGATCAAGACTGGCAAATCTGCGAAATTCGGGTTTAGGACCATCTACCTGATTAAATCTGACATTCCACCACTCATTTCCGCAACGAGAGGAACGTTCTATAAGCCCACGTGAAAGGAGTTCTTTGTGATCCGGGTTTGTCTCTGGTGGTTGCAGGCTGTACAAGACATTTAGAGCGAATTCGGTAATCGGACGTGTGCTACGAAAGCTTTCCTTCATTACAGTGGAGCGTCCACGCATGTCTAATCCAAAATCGGACCATTTCGGAGTAGATCTACCATAAATATTCTGTGCGTTGTCATAAAAAATATTTATGGATCTACTGTTTTCATCATTTTCATCGGATCGCTTCACAATCGCTGAAAGTAGTTTTAACGTGTTTGGTCCCATGTCTTGGGCTTCATCAATGAATAAAGCATCGCAGCGTGGTGTAATCTCATCAATGTCTTTTCGTTTAAGATAGGCTTCAGCAGCTTGGTCATACTCAAACTGAAAGCTATTGATTCTTAATCCAACATCAGGCAGCATGCCTTCTAAAATTTCTTTGATGTGGTGTAATTCAACTCGGTCCCAAGGAAAAGACTTCCCTTCTGTTGCCTTGTCCCACGCCGATTCAATTGAGCTTCCGATTAAAGACTGCAGTGACCGGTTCGCAAAAACTGCCCATATACGCACATTTGGTTTATCGACTAAAGACTGAACTGTTTGCATCAACCAGTGGGCAAGTACAACCGTCTTTCCACTACCTGCCACACCACGAACTAGACGTGGTTTTCCATCAAGTCCAAGTCCACACAGGCGTTCTTGTTCCTGAGACAATACTGGTCGAAGCTCTTTGCGTTTTGATAATTGATTGCCAAGCGATAATGAGTTATCTGATACTTGAGTAGCATCTAATTTAAAGTCGGTTTTCGCTGGTACTTCTTCCCAAGATAATTTTGAGCCATTCTTTTTGAGTATACGTGGTGAAAGTTTCTTTAATAGTGGTCTCAGATATGGCTCATCCATTTCTGCACGACTGGATAATAGAATGATTGACTCACGTGAACGACTTAGGGCGACATTGACTAATCGCTTCCATTCGTTGTATCCCCAGCCATAACTGCCAGCATTTACAGAATCAAAAATAACAATATCTGCCTCAGATCCCTGCTGACTATGGACGGTCGATGCCAGCCACGATGTAAGTTCATTCTTTGCGAAAAAGGAATGGATCTTTTTTGCCTGAGCTTTGAACGGTGAGATATAAAGCCCATTTGCAGATTGCAATGTCGGATCAGCAAATAGTTTTTTTAAGAGTTTAGGAGTTGCTGTCCTAATCCAACTTCGATTTCCCGGTCCTCTTTCTGCTCGAATTGATGGTATATCATCGATATCATCATCCAGAACATACCAAATCGCTCTGGGCTGATCTTTTAAAAGATCTGGTAATACATAATCTCTATTGGCAACATCATCAGCAGTCTTCAAAAATCCGTCATATTGAAAATTCGAGACAACATCACAGACATCAGGATGCATCCTCCTTTGCTCTTGAAGAACATGAACTCCATCGATCTTATTATCAATATGATCAAGATGGCTTAATCCACTCTGTGCTAACCAGTTTCCTTGAGCTGGTTCAAGAATTCGACTGATCCGACTGATTGGAGCAAGCTGTTTCGAATCACCTACCAATACAACTCGGCGGCTGGCTAGTAATGAAAGTGCAGCTACTGTAACTCTTGATAACAATCCTGCTTCATCGATGAATATCGTTGTGAATGGAGAATATCCCCGCTCTAAATCTTCCTTAACCTCATCACGATTTAGAAATGTAGTAGCCTTAAATGCGGTACCAACAACGACTCTTACATCTGCATCTAGAAAGTTTCTCTGAGCAGCGTCCAGCATTTCTTCTCGGATTTCTTTGATCTGTTTGCGAATCAAAGCTTTGTTTTCAGGGGACTCAGTTCTGGCAAGTTCAATTGCTAGGTTTTCTATTTCTTCAAGGTATTCAGTTTCTGTACCACGCAATAAATCAGTGAGAGTCTCTGCTTCGTATTGTTTAAAAGATGCTCCCTTTCCAATTCGAAGTAATTCACCCTCTTCCAAATCAATTCCTGCCTGACGTGCTGCTCGACCAATAGATTGTGCGACTGCGTCCGTCGCTTTATTTGTAGTAGATACGACCAGAATACGCTCTGATCGATCTTCCAGAACCTGAGCAACCTGCTGACCAGTAGTATAAGTTTTGCCTGTTCCGGGAGGCCCCCAGAGAATACTCCATGATTTTTGCCACCATGACCGAAGTTCGTCTAACCCAAAATTTGCTGGATTGGATACATCTGGATGGATATTACCAGCAGAAGCAGCCAATCTTGGTGATAATTGACGCCTCAGTGACACAAATGCAGGTTCATTGTAGACAGAATCCAAAAACGCTAGGAACTCGAAAGGTCTTACGTAAAAAGAGCCACGTCTCGGAGGATGCTCAGGATCAGAAACAACAATGAAAATTCTGCCAGTTGTTTCATCGACTTCTAAAACTTCCCCAGACCAGAGAATGGAATCGTCAATGTCGGGATCGAGTGAGCCATTATCAAACAAGGTGGATTGATCGTCTTCAAATTCACGAAGTAGCAAAGGGCGAAATGCGACAGCCCCCTCCCAAGTCCAGTCAAATTCGACAGAGTGACCAATTTCCAATTCGAAAACTGTTCCTGATTCAGATTCGGTGACAACATCGACACTACGGCATCTTAACCTTTTCCACTTTGCTGAATCTCTAAATTCCCTGCGAATTGCTCTGCTTGCATCATCGAGGAGCTGGTCGACAGCAGCAGGTAAATTTAGTTCAATGGGAAAACTGGCTTGTGTGAACTGTGATTCTTCGTCAATTTCCTCTATTTCTTCCACAGGTTTACCTTCAAACTAAAACTTTGCGAATACCCTTTCAAACCGTCTAAATCGACGCAGGTCCAATTGTTGAACATATTTGCATGTTTTGGTACTCTGGGGAGAAAATCTATCGGTAATTTATCTTAGAAAATACAACCATAGAGCACTCTGCTATGTCCAATTAAAATTGGCCGTTAAATTTTACGGCTCTCGACCTCGGATTGAAAATTTGAAACCCCAAGAGTTCTCAGTTCTAATTTTGTAACTAAATTTCACAATCTACTTTCGTATAAATAGCTAAGCAAATAAAGGCGAACGGCAACGGTAAACAATAAGAAACAGCCTCTCAGTCTGAGATCAACGGCATTCTCTGGAAGGCGTGTGATACCTTTCGAGGAGCGGTGACGAGTAGTTGCCAACAAGGAATATTGAAAAAGAAAGGCTTGGTCGAGTTCATCGCAGGCACACTCGTCCGTTTGAAGGCGAATGTAGCCAGATCAAGCATTCCTCTTGCTTGAAGATCACAGTCCGAACTTGTAGCATGACCGCAGTGATCATTCAAACACAATGGACAGTAACAGTCTCAGTTTTCTCGAGTGAATGGGGCAACATAGTCGTGAGGAAAGGGGACAGTCATAGCAACTTCTACACTTAATACACCGGAGCAAGGACAACTTGTCACTGTTCGTTCACGTAACTGGATAGTAAACGAAGTCGAGCCCAGTGCTTTACCAACTTCAACCCTTAAGGGACTGGGCAACGGCCAGAATTTGCTGAGTTTATCATCGATTGAAGATGACGGCCTTGGTGAAGAACTTCAAGTTGTTTGGGAGCTGGAACCCGGTGCTCGTGTGATTGAAAAAGTGGCTTTGCCAGAGCCAACAGGTTTCGATTCCCCAATTCGCTTGAATGCGTTTTTGGATGCCGTTCGCTGGGGGGCATCTTCCTCCGCAGATGTCAAAAATATCCAATCGCCGTTTCGGTCGGGCATCGACATCGAAGATTACCAGCTTGACCCCGTTGTTCGTGCCATTCAGATGCCACGAGTGAACTTGCTGATTGCCGACGATGTTGGTTTGGGCAAAACCATCGAAGCGGGAATGGTTGCCCTCGAATTGATCATCCGCCACAGGGCACGCAAAATTCTAATAGTCTGTCCTTCTGCTCTTCAGATTCAGTGGCAGGAACAGATGAGGGATAAATTTGGTCTCGATTTTCGAATCGTCAATAGTCAGTTGATGAAGGAACTTCGACGAAAGCGTGGGATTCATGTTAATCCTTGGAATCATTTTCCACGATTGATCACTTCTATTGACTTTATCAAACGTGAGCGGCCACTTCGAATGATGCGGGAAGTGTTACCCGGTCCCAATGATCCAATCTATCCACGAAAATTCGATCTCCTGATCGTGGATGAGTCACATAACTGTGCACCCTCTGGTCGAGGCAAGTATGCCACTGATTCTATGCGAACCAAGGCATTACGAACACTGGCGCCCCATTTTGAACACAAGTTGTTTTTGACAGCCACTCCGCACAACGGTTATCCAGAGAGCTTTTCAGCCCTCTTGGAGTTGCTAGATAGCCAGCGGTTTGCCCGCAGTACGCCTCCAGACCGAAAGCAATTGGATACGGTCATGGTAAGGAGGCTAAAATCAGAATTACCGCCCGATGACTTTGGACGACCAAGGTTTCCTAAAAGGATTCTTGGGCCAATTGAGGTGCCGTACACTGAGGAAGAAAAGGAGATCCATTCGGCACTGAAAAAGTATGGACGGATGAGGGCTAATCGAGCCAAAGACAACACAGAGTCGATGGCAACTG harbors:
- a CDS encoding ABC transporter ATP-binding protein encodes the protein MIINQDTSFAIETELLTKVYGSGNTEVVAMKDATMKVRQGEVVALLGPSGSGKSTFLTAVGLINPPTSGRVIIRGQLVLDGAEAKTNLRTFRRQHIGFIFQKSNLIPFLSAAENVQIAMELNGESRRVAAKRSMELLDYLGVADRAKNLPSMLSGGQQQRVAVARALANRPSVILADEPTAALDSHRGRQVMELFAQVAHDQQAGVIVVTHDHRSLDVFDTQYEMEDGRLSSPK
- a CDS encoding cold shock domain-containing protein, with product MAEGTIKRLTDKGFGFIDTGSGKDLFFHSSNVEGVSYDDLYEGQRVSFTEGRGQKGPMAENVKPV
- a CDS encoding alpha/beta hydrolase, with amino-acid sequence MKILFLHGWRSIVGGVKPTHLKQAGYEVLNPALDDDDFEQAVHTAQAEYDKHEPDVIVGSSRGGAVAMNIDSGDTPLVLLCPAWKNWGTAKRLKPNSVILHSHQDDVIPFADSEELVANSDLPTETLCEIGHDHRLADPESLKVMLEACEQLGATK
- a CDS encoding thermonuclease family protein → MRYITVIVTLLIFGIVFAAPPKVVDTLTGKVIGVTDGDTVKVLVNRQTVKVRLEGIDAPESSQSFETKSKQALSKMVFGKTVTVKKTGEDRYGRTLGIIIVGKVDANAKMIEDGWAWHYKKYNDEKRLAKLELSARKAKRGLWADSNPLAPWDYRARKNRPNNTPATMFWLNTSSNVRHNEKCEYFKNTKRGRICGPNDGKACGRCGG
- a CDS encoding AAA domain-containing protein yields the protein MEEIEEIDEESQFTQASFPIELNLPAAVDQLLDDASRAIRREFRDSAKWKRLRCRSVDVVTESESGTVFELEIGHSVEFDWTWEGAVAFRPLLLREFEDDQSTLFDNGSLDPDIDDSILWSGEVLEVDETTGRIFIVVSDPEHPPRRGSFYVRPFEFLAFLDSVYNEPAFVSLRRQLSPRLAASAGNIHPDVSNPANFGLDELRSWWQKSWSILWGPPGTGKTYTTGQQVAQVLEDRSERILVVSTTNKATDAVAQSIGRAARQAGIDLEEGELLRIGKGASFKQYEAETLTDLLRGTETEYLEEIENLAIELARTESPENKALIRKQIKEIREEMLDAAQRNFLDADVRVVVGTAFKATTFLNRDEVKEDLERGYSPFTTIFIDEAGLLSRVTVAALSLLASRRVVLVGDSKQLAPISRISRILEPAQGNWLAQSGLSHLDHIDNKIDGVHVLQEQRRMHPDVCDVVSNFQYDGFLKTADDVANRDYVLPDLLKDQPRAIWYVLDDDIDDIPSIRAERGPGNRSWIRTATPKLLKKLFADPTLQSANGLYISPFKAQAKKIHSFFAKNELTSWLASTVHSQQGSEADIVIFDSVNAGSYGWGYNEWKRLVNVALSRSRESIILLSSRAEMDEPYLRPLLKKLSPRILKKNGSKLSWEEVPAKTDFKLDATQVSDNSLSLGNQLSKRKELRPVLSQEQERLCGLGLDGKPRLVRGVAGSGKTVVLAHWLMQTVQSLVDKPNVRIWAVFANRSLQSLIGSSIESAWDKATEGKSFPWDRVELHHIKEILEGMLPDVGLRINSFQFEYDQAAEAYLKRKDIDEITPRCDALFIDEAQDMGPNTLKLLSAIVKRSDENDENSRSINIFYDNAQNIYGRSTPKWSDFGLDMRGRSTVMKESFRSTRPITEFALNVLYSLQPPETNPDHKELLSRGLIERSSRCGNEWWNVRFNQVDGPKPEFRRFASLDQEFDAIGKYCRELIVDQGVQPSDICLIYNGNNIPNWLKKKTMPHLEGLGVELSVQKNKPFERSNNMLLATTSHSFKGYDSEIVIVPGVDQYKAKDKGVLANNLYVAMTRARSVLTLFSQSMKDQDAKRLYEVLEDCLANLEESPDVDSQISPQDDFVELLDCIGSEHRKWLSGIWNNYGIRQEPLSTKNGEIIADPLFRFKVDGQNYACFGKDLPRKRIIRKLEDFKIIVVQPGEEIAADI